One Choloepus didactylus isolate mChoDid1 chromosome 8, mChoDid1.pri, whole genome shotgun sequence DNA window includes the following coding sequences:
- the LOC119542770 gene encoding olfactory receptor 9K2-like, protein MGDKGADNHSDVTDFILAGFKIRPEFHSLLFLLFLLIYGMVLLGNVSMMAIIVSDSQLNTPMYFFLGNLSFIDLSYSTVIAPKAMTNFLSEKKTVSFAGCVAQLFLFVLFIVTEGFVLAAMAYDRFVAICNPLLYSVQMSRHLCTQLVAGSYFCGWVSSILQVSITFSVSFCASRVIDHFYCDSYQIEKISCSSHFVNKMVSLSLAAFIILPTIVIIVVSYVYIVSTVLKICSSEGRKKAFSTCSSHLGVVSLLYGTVSFVYLTPPSNPEVRKMASVFYILVTPMLNPLIYSLRNKDVKQALRKILWKKKALS, encoded by the coding sequence ATGGGTGACAAGGGAGCAGACAACCACTCAGATGTAACTGACTTCATTCTTGCAGGCTTCAAGATTCGTCCAGAGTTCCACAGCCTCCTCTTCCTACTCTTCCTGCTGATCTATGGCATGGTCCTTTTGGGGAATGTTAGCATGATGGCAATCATTGTGAGTGACTCCCAGCTGAACACACCAATGTATTTCTTTCTAGGCAATCTCTCCTTCATTGACCTCTCCTACTCCACTGTCATTGCACCTAAGGCCATGACCAACTTCCTGTCTGAGAAAAAGACGGTGTCCTTTGCAGGTTGTGTTGCCCAGTTGTTCCTTTTTGTCCTCTTCATTGTGACAGAGGGGTTTGTGCTGGCAGCCATGGCCTATGATCGCTTCGTTGCCATTTGCAATCCTCTTCTTTATAGTGTCCAAATGTCAAGACACCTCTGCACTCAGCTGGTTGCTGGTTCCTATTTCTGTGGCTGGGTCAGTTCCATCCTCCAAGTCAGCATAACATTCTCAGTGTCTTTCTGTGCATCCCGAGTCATTGATCATTTCTACTGTGATTCTTACCAGATTGAGAAGATTTCCTGTTCTAGTCACTTTGTCAATAAGATGGTATCTCTTAGTTTGGCTGCCTTTATTATTTTGCCCACAATAGTTATTATTGTAGTATCttatgtatatattgtgtccACAGTCCTGAAGATCTGCTCTAgtgaagggaggaagaaagccttctCCACTTGCAGTTCCCACCTGGGGGTTGTGAGTTTGCTCTATGGGACTGTCTCTTTTGTATATCTCAcacctccaagcaatcctgaagTTCGTAAAATGGCTTCAGTATTTTACATATTGGTCACACCCATGTTAAACCCTCTGATTTACTCTCTAAGAAACAAAGATGTCAAACAAGCCTTGAGAAAAATCCTGTGGAAGAAAAAAGCTTTATCCTAA